One region of Microbacterium sp. M28 genomic DNA includes:
- a CDS encoding LacI family DNA-binding transcriptional regulator codes for MTTIQDVAKAAGVSPMTVSNVLNAHPHVRESTRQKVLAAVEELDYRVNAAARNLRTGRTGTLGLAVPNIGDHYFARLAALVATIAGEEGYRVEIEHTDAVRERELEAMTLSQNRMHDGLLLSTVGLGPADKGLLRVDYPVVLLGEGIFDGPLDHIAMPNVDGSYAATAHLIAQGSRTVAIFDVRFTLSDSVRDLRLEGYQQALRDAGITPDPRLFFDVADFTMQEGYRAAQRVAESGVPVDGVFCPTDGVAIGALRGFADAGIRVPEDVRVIGFDDLPESDFLSPRLSSVSPAHEVTARTAVTFLLERIRGTAPAEAREFVTPFELRARASTA; via the coding sequence ATGACGACGATCCAGGACGTGGCCAAGGCCGCCGGCGTCTCGCCGATGACCGTGTCCAACGTCCTGAACGCCCATCCGCATGTGCGCGAGTCGACGCGGCAGAAGGTCCTCGCGGCCGTCGAGGAGCTCGATTACCGCGTCAACGCCGCCGCCCGGAACCTCCGCACCGGCCGGACCGGCACCCTGGGCCTTGCCGTCCCGAACATCGGCGATCACTACTTCGCCCGCCTCGCCGCCCTGGTGGCCACGATCGCCGGCGAGGAAGGGTATCGCGTCGAGATCGAGCACACGGACGCCGTGCGCGAGCGCGAACTCGAGGCGATGACACTGTCGCAGAACCGCATGCACGACGGCCTGCTGCTGTCGACCGTCGGACTGGGCCCTGCGGACAAGGGCCTGCTGCGTGTGGACTATCCGGTAGTGCTGCTCGGCGAGGGGATCTTCGACGGGCCACTCGATCACATCGCCATGCCGAACGTCGACGGCTCCTACGCGGCGACCGCGCACCTGATCGCGCAGGGCTCGCGCACCGTCGCGATCTTCGACGTCCGCTTCACCCTGTCTGATTCGGTGCGCGACCTGCGGCTCGAGGGGTACCAGCAGGCGCTCCGGGATGCCGGGATCACCCCCGACCCCCGACTCTTCTTCGACGTCGCGGACTTCACCATGCAGGAGGGGTACCGTGCGGCGCAGCGCGTCGCCGAATCCGGCGTCCCCGTCGACGGCGTGTTCTGCCCCACGGACGGCGTCGCGATCGGTGCGCTGCGGGGCTTCGCGGATGCCGGCATCCGCGTGCCGGAGGATGTCCGCGTGATCGGATTCGACGACCTGCCCGAGAGCGACTTCCTCTCACCGCGGCTCAGTTCGGTGTCGCCGGCGCACGAGGTCACCGCCCGCACGGCTGTGACGTTCCTGCTGGAACGGATCCGCGGCACGGCCCCCGCCGAGGCCCGCGAGTTCGTCACGCCGTTCGAACTGCGCGCCAGAGCCTCGACCGCCTGA
- a CDS encoding alpha-N-arabinofuranosidase gives MPSTRVVIDLDLPGATISRHLYGHFAEHLGRCIYGGFFVGEGSDIPNEGGIRLDVVEALRELKIPNLRWPGGCFADDYHWRDGIGPRDERPRMVNSHWGDVVEDNSFGTHEFMQLCEMLGADAYVNGNVGSGTVREMSEWIEYLTRADDSPMASLRRQNGRDEPWKVPFFGIGNEAWGCGGNMRAETYADLARQYATYVRNHGDNTVYRIAAGANVDDYEWTDVLMKALGCLGCDGQGSSPYQALSLHYYTMSGSWESKGSATEFDQDEWYLTLSRAYRIEELLTRHSTVMDRHDPRRRVGLVLDEWGTWWDVEPGTNPGFLYQQNTLRDALVASVHFDAFHRHADRLVMANIAQTVNVLQAMLLTDPDTGALVKTPTFHVFAMNTGHHDAQALAAHVVDADTRASDGRDLPLLSASASTKDGAALVSLSNLDAEQARTVVLDLRGADVAGFSARVLTAASTAEHNTPQNPDAVAPAAHDGIRRHERGLEVDLPAHSYVTVSLELA, from the coding sequence ATGCCCAGCACCCGTGTCGTCATCGACCTCGACCTTCCCGGCGCGACGATCAGCCGTCACCTGTACGGCCACTTCGCCGAGCACCTCGGACGGTGCATCTACGGCGGCTTCTTCGTCGGCGAGGGATCCGACATCCCGAACGAGGGCGGCATCCGCCTCGACGTCGTCGAGGCGCTGCGCGAGTTGAAGATCCCGAACCTGCGCTGGCCGGGTGGATGCTTCGCCGACGACTACCACTGGCGCGACGGCATCGGCCCGCGCGACGAGCGCCCCCGGATGGTCAACTCGCACTGGGGCGACGTCGTCGAGGACAACTCCTTCGGCACGCACGAGTTCATGCAGCTGTGCGAGATGCTCGGTGCCGACGCGTACGTGAACGGCAACGTCGGCTCCGGCACGGTCCGTGAGATGAGCGAATGGATCGAGTACCTCACGCGCGCCGATGACTCGCCGATGGCATCGCTTCGCCGCCAGAACGGTCGCGATGAGCCGTGGAAGGTGCCCTTCTTCGGCATCGGCAACGAGGCGTGGGGATGTGGTGGCAACATGCGCGCCGAGACCTACGCGGACCTCGCCCGTCAGTACGCGACCTACGTCCGCAACCACGGCGACAACACCGTCTACCGGATCGCCGCAGGTGCGAACGTCGATGACTACGAGTGGACCGACGTGCTGATGAAGGCGCTCGGATGCCTCGGCTGCGACGGCCAGGGCTCCTCGCCCTACCAGGCGCTCTCGCTGCACTACTACACGATGAGCGGCTCGTGGGAGAGCAAGGGCTCAGCCACCGAGTTCGACCAGGACGAGTGGTACCTCACGCTGTCCCGTGCGTACCGCATCGAGGAACTGCTCACCCGGCACAGCACGGTCATGGACCGGCACGACCCGCGGCGGCGCGTCGGCCTCGTCCTGGACGAGTGGGGTACGTGGTGGGATGTCGAGCCCGGCACGAACCCCGGGTTCCTGTACCAGCAGAACACGCTCAGGGACGCGCTGGTCGCCAGCGTGCACTTCGACGCCTTCCACCGCCACGCCGATCGCCTGGTGATGGCCAACATCGCCCAGACGGTGAACGTGCTGCAGGCGATGCTGCTGACCGACCCGGACACCGGCGCCCTGGTGAAGACCCCGACGTTCCACGTGTTCGCCATGAACACCGGCCACCACGACGCGCAGGCGCTCGCCGCCCACGTCGTCGACGCGGACACGCGCGCCTCGGACGGTCGCGACCTGCCGCTGCTGTCGGCCTCCGCATCCACGAAGGACGGCGCGGCCCTCGTCTCGCTGTCGAACCTCGACGCCGAGCAGGCGAGGACGGTCGTGCTCGATCTGCGTGGCGCCGACGTCGCCGGCTTCAGTGCACGGGTGCTGACGGCGGCATCCACGGCCGAGCACAACACTCCGCAGAATCCGGATGCCGTGGCTCCCGCGGCGCACGACGGCATCCGTCGCCACGAGCGAGGACTCGAGGTCGACCTGCCGGCGCACTCCTACGTGACGGTGTCGCTGGAGCTGGCGTGA
- a CDS encoding glycoside hydrolase family 43 protein yields MTQEAYLFVYFTGETGADDEAIRFAVTAGDDPLADWIELGDGEPLIRSVMGERGLRDPHLVRHPQQGRWYLMATDLRIQGRPEGFAAAQQTGSRDIMVWESADLVTWSEQRRLTVAPPDAGNAWAPEAVWDAEREEFFVFWASALYPPELAPVDRRIQDSYQRMFFATTSDFVTVGEPHPWIDERRGPGRGFIDSTIVRDAGAYYRFTKDEATMLPVLDRSRDLHAPEWVRIADRLGLGQPNPWGGTFTEGEGPTAFRSERDGCWYLFIDQPGYHGGAGYLAFRITDLDAGTLESVPAELPRSPRHGTVVPISAVERDRMLAAYATGSLIDA; encoded by the coding sequence GTGACGCAGGAGGCCTACCTGTTCGTCTACTTCACCGGCGAGACGGGTGCGGACGACGAGGCGATCCGGTTCGCGGTGACCGCTGGGGACGACCCGCTGGCGGACTGGATCGAACTGGGCGACGGCGAGCCGCTGATCCGTTCTGTGATGGGGGAGCGCGGTCTGCGAGACCCGCATCTCGTCCGGCATCCGCAGCAGGGCCGCTGGTACCTGATGGCGACCGACCTGCGCATCCAGGGCAGGCCGGAGGGCTTCGCCGCGGCGCAGCAGACCGGCTCGCGCGACATCATGGTGTGGGAATCGGCCGACCTCGTCACGTGGTCCGAACAGCGTCGGCTGACTGTCGCGCCGCCGGATGCCGGAAACGCCTGGGCTCCGGAGGCGGTGTGGGATGCCGAGCGCGAGGAGTTCTTCGTGTTCTGGGCATCCGCGCTGTACCCGCCGGAGCTGGCACCGGTCGACCGGCGCATCCAGGATTCGTACCAGCGGATGTTCTTCGCGACGACGAGCGACTTCGTGACGGTCGGCGAGCCGCACCCATGGATCGACGAGCGGCGAGGCCCCGGTCGGGGGTTCATCGATTCGACGATCGTCCGGGACGCGGGCGCGTACTACCGCTTCACGAAGGACGAGGCGACGATGCTCCCCGTGCTGGACCGCAGCCGCGACCTGCACGCGCCGGAGTGGGTGCGCATCGCCGACAGGCTCGGACTCGGGCAGCCCAACCCGTGGGGCGGCACCTTCACCGAGGGTGAGGGGCCGACGGCCTTCCGCTCCGAGCGCGACGGATGCTGGTACCTGTTCATCGACCAGCCCGGCTACCACGGCGGTGCGGGCTATCTCGCCTTCCGTATCACGGACCTGGATGCCGGGACCCTCGAATCGGTGCCGGCAGAGCTTCCGCGCAGCCCGCGGCACGGCACCGTCGTGCCGATCTCCGCGGTCGAGCGCGACCGGATGCTGGCGGCGTACGCGACCGGGAGTCTGATCGATGCCTGA
- a CDS encoding glycoside hydrolase family 43 protein, whose product MPDGYLLVHFVEDHEGHGEKIYFSLSVRDDPLRWTRANGGEAVLESTLGTTGVRDPYLVRGEDEAFIIATDLRVWTGAEHDWDGWTRHGSRSLVIWRSTDLVTWSEPWLIEVAPPTAGMAWAPEALYDAATGEFLVYWSSSLYDEADAAHARDSYPRILAARTTDFRSFSEPFVLADFGPGHGVIDLTMVEHEGRTHRFLKSTDERRLFQEDGSSPMSSDFTMVASRIADDLYEHVEAPLIFFDAKAGCWYLWVDQYSDWPQGYIALRSTDLAAGDWQPVPRDEFVLPANTKHGVVVPLRPGEWDRLAEAFGPLDR is encoded by the coding sequence ATGCCTGACGGGTATCTGCTCGTGCACTTCGTCGAGGACCACGAGGGCCACGGCGAGAAGATCTACTTCTCGCTGAGCGTCCGCGACGATCCGCTGCGCTGGACGCGTGCGAACGGCGGAGAGGCCGTGCTGGAGTCGACGCTCGGCACGACGGGCGTCCGCGACCCGTACCTCGTGCGCGGGGAGGATGAGGCGTTCATCATCGCGACCGATCTGCGGGTGTGGACAGGCGCGGAGCACGACTGGGACGGGTGGACCCGGCACGGCAGCAGGTCGCTCGTCATCTGGCGTTCGACCGATCTCGTCACGTGGTCCGAACCCTGGCTGATCGAGGTCGCGCCGCCCACCGCAGGGATGGCCTGGGCACCGGAGGCGCTCTACGACGCGGCGACGGGCGAGTTCCTGGTGTACTGGTCGAGCTCGCTGTACGACGAGGCGGATGCCGCGCACGCCCGTGATTCGTATCCGCGGATCCTGGCGGCGAGGACGACGGACTTCCGTTCGTTCTCGGAGCCGTTCGTGCTCGCGGACTTCGGACCGGGGCATGGCGTGATCGACCTGACGATGGTCGAGCACGAGGGGCGGACGCATCGTTTCCTGAAATCGACCGATGAGCGGCGGCTGTTCCAGGAGGATGGCTCGTCGCCGATGTCGTCCGACTTCACGATGGTCGCGTCGCGCATCGCCGACGATCTGTACGAGCACGTCGAGGCGCCGCTGATCTTCTTCGATGCGAAGGCGGGGTGCTGGTACCTCTGGGTCGATCAGTACTCGGACTGGCCGCAGGGGTACATCGCACTGCGCTCGACCGACCTCGCGGCGGGGGACTGGCAGCCGGTGCCGCGCGACGAGTTCGTGCTGCCTGCGAACACGAAGCACGGCGTCGTGGTGCCGCTGCGCCCCGGTGAGTGGGATCGACTCGCCGAGGCCTTCGGCCCCCTCGATCGTTGA
- a CDS encoding LacI family DNA-binding transcriptional regulator has product MKRVGIRDVAELAGVSISTVSNALNRPGRVSDELAERVRAASDRLGYVPLQAAQQLRVGRSGLLGMTVINIANPFFADMVAGAEDAAAAAGLRILVGNASDDIAKELDHLELFERVQVEGALVSPFGPVDAWQERLRRRGVPVVLVDAVDDSGEIPSVSLDDVAGGRLAAEHLIATGRRRLAFVGAREEVRQVRERLAGARLAVAEHPGTTIEPIWATITTMQRGLAFGDEIAARRPEDRPDGIVTSNDHLAVGLVHRLIASGVRVPEDVAVVGYDDIEFAAIAQVPLTSVRQPAREMGRAAAELLIARVNGTEAPDLMSVVYQPELVVRGSTALTSAR; this is encoded by the coding sequence GTGAAACGCGTGGGCATCCGGGATGTCGCCGAGCTCGCCGGGGTATCGATCAGCACCGTTTCGAATGCGCTGAATCGACCTGGACGCGTCAGCGACGAGCTGGCCGAGCGGGTCCGCGCCGCGAGTGATCGGCTCGGCTACGTCCCACTGCAGGCGGCGCAGCAGCTGCGCGTCGGTCGGAGCGGGCTGCTCGGGATGACCGTCATCAACATCGCCAACCCCTTCTTCGCCGACATGGTCGCCGGCGCGGAGGATGCCGCGGCCGCCGCCGGCCTGCGGATCCTCGTCGGCAATGCGAGCGACGACATCGCCAAGGAGCTCGACCACCTCGAGCTGTTCGAGCGGGTGCAGGTGGAGGGCGCGCTGGTGAGCCCGTTCGGCCCCGTGGATGCGTGGCAGGAGCGACTGCGCCGGCGCGGGGTGCCCGTCGTTCTCGTGGACGCGGTCGACGATTCCGGAGAGATCCCCTCGGTGTCCCTCGACGACGTCGCCGGCGGCCGACTCGCAGCCGAGCATCTGATCGCCACCGGGCGACGCCGACTGGCGTTCGTCGGCGCCCGCGAGGAGGTGCGGCAGGTCCGTGAGCGTCTCGCCGGTGCTCGGCTCGCCGTCGCCGAGCACCCAGGAACGACCATCGAGCCGATCTGGGCGACCATCACCACCATGCAGCGGGGCCTCGCGTTCGGTGACGAGATCGCCGCGCGGCGACCGGAGGACCGTCCCGACGGCATCGTCACCTCGAACGACCATCTCGCGGTCGGTCTGGTGCACCGGCTGATCGCCTCCGGCGTGCGCGTTCCGGAGGACGTGGCCGTCGTGGGGTACGACGACATCGAGTTCGCCGCGATCGCCCAGGTACCACTGACGTCGGTGCGGCAGCCCGCGCGCGAGATGGGTCGCGCCGCCGCCGAACTGCTGATCGCCCGCGTCAACGGCACGGAGGCCCCCGACCTCATGAGCGTGGTCTATCAGCCCGAGCTCGTGGTCCGCGGCTCGACCGCTCTCACCTCCGCTCGTTGA